The Thermodesulfobacteriota bacterium genome segment TAAAAGGATAGAGGAGGAACTTGAAAATGAAACGGTTTTTGGCTTTTATACTATCTGTCTTTCTGGTCTTAGGCTTGGCTGGATTAGCATCTGGGTTTACCAGCCTCAGTCCACTTGATGTCTACAACAATATGCAACTCTATCCAGGCGATTCCGCTTACATCGGATATCTTATAGACGTAAGGACCCCGCAGGAATGGTCCGGACTTCCATTTACTATTGGGGCTACGTCTGGAGATACACCCGGTCATCCCGGATACGACGGCACAAATGGAGCGTTTCTGGAAGATAGGGTATTTAACATTTCGTACATGCTTTACGATTCCGCGGGGACACGAATCCTTAACGATGACTTCGCATGGGAGTTTCAAAATCGCTATAGCTTTGTGACTGATGAGCCTTTTGCCCTCCTGTGCCACAGCGGCGTTCGTAGTTACAATGCCGCCACGTTACTGGATGCCTTGGACGATTCCATCGGTGAATCATGGACTATTTACAACGTATTAGGCGGATTTGAGGGGCGAACCGGTATACCTTCTATCTATTGCCCATCCGAAGATTGTCCTGGTTGGATAGACACATGGTTCGGCTTTTCGGATGGCTTGCCACACGTTGACAATGTGAGCGCCGGAGCTTATAGCCCGGTTCCCGAACCCTGCACCTTGCTCTTGCTCGGCTCTGGCTTGGTGGGCCTTACAGGATTCAGAAGGAAGTTTAAGAAGTAAAAGAGATGTAAGGCATCAGATGATAGCAAAGGCAAGGCCGGAAATAGCTTTGCCTTTGCTATGTCCATATGTTGTCTATTCTTGATAGGTTAATCCGACTGAGTGGTTTGAATCGGAATTTTGGTCCTAAGAAGGGACGTCATTGAAAAATGGCACTTACTACAGTGTTCCTTTTTAACGCACTTTCGATATATAAAACACTGGTGTCGAGGATTACGCCCATGGTTTTTCCGTTGGCATTGCCGGTTGGCTTTTTAGTATTTCCTCAAAATCTGTTTCAAATGAC includes the following:
- a CDS encoding PEP-CTERM sorting domain-containing protein; protein product: MKRFLAFILSVFLVLGLAGLASGFTSLSPLDVYNNMQLYPGDSAYIGYLIDVRTPQEWSGLPFTIGATSGDTPGHPGYDGTNGAFLEDRVFNISYMLYDSAGTRILNDDFAWEFQNRYSFVTDEPFALLCHSGVRSYNAATLLDALDDSIGESWTIYNVLGGFEGRTGIPSIYCPSEDCPGWIDTWFGFSDGLPHVDNVSAGAYSPVPEPCTLLLLGSGLVGLTGFRRKFKK